TCCCAGATAGCTTCATCCGAAGCAGTCTCTGAAGCTTCCCGCGGTTGGAATCTGCGGTCTGAGCACTCGGGTATCCTGCTGCGCCTCGAGCGTTTGTTGCAGGGTCGGCAGAGTTTCACTTTGGTGATCCTTCAATTCAGCGACGGCAGCTACCGCGACCGCGTGGCCGAGTATCTGCAAGAGCAGCTCTGCGGCGGCAGCATCGTCGATGCAGAGTCCGCAGAGGGCGACTTCAGCCGGCTGGAGGACCTCCTGGCCGCCGCCGCTGCAAAGGGACCGGTGCAGGTGGTGGGTTTGGAGGATTGGCCCGGTGGCGCAGCCAGCTTGTGGCAAGCCTTCAACTACCATCGAGAACAGCTGGCAGATCGCTGCCCGGTCCCGCTGCTTCTGTGGGTGCTCCGGAGCCGCGTTCGGGATCTGGCTCTGGAGGCACCGGATTTTTGGGCTTGGCGGAGCGGTGTCTTCGATCTTGCGCTCGCGAGCTTCCCCGTCGAGACTGATCTCTATGAGCGGCGAGTGGATCGCGGGAGAGCCCCCGCGGGGGACCGACGGCTGCGCATCGAGGAGATCGACTCTTATCTAGAGGGGCTCGACCGCCGCGACCGCCCATCCGATCTGGAGCTCCTGGTGGAGCGCGGCGAACTACTCCGGGACTTGGGGGATTTCACTGCGGCCCGGGAGAGCTTTGAAACTGCGGTGAAGGGTTTCCGAGAAGGAGAAGATCGCCGAGGAGAAGCCCTTGCCTACCGGCAGCTTGCAGAAGTTCTTGCCGTTCAGGGAGACCCAGACGAAGCTCTACGGTTGCTCCGAGAGGAATCGCTTCCGGTGTACGAGCGTTTGGGGGACGTGCGGTCCCGGGCGATCACGATGGGCCAGATCGCGGACATCCTGTTTCGTCGCGGGGATCTGGAGGAGGCGTTGCGGATCCGTCGGGAGGAAGAGCTTCCGGTGTACGAGCGTTTGGGGGACGTGCGGTCCCGGGCGATCACGATGGGCAAGATCGCGGACATCCTGGGGGCTCGCGGGGATCTGGAGGAGGCGTTGCGGATCCGTCGGGAGGAAGAGCTTCCGGTGTACGAGCGTTTGGGGGACGTGCGGTCCCGGGCGATCACGATGGGCAAGATCGCGGACATCCTGGGG
The genomic region above belongs to Acidobacteriota bacterium and contains:
- a CDS encoding tetratricopeptide repeat protein, whose protein sequence is MILQFSDGSYRDRVAEYLQEQLCGGSIVDAESAEGDFSRLEDLLAAAAAKGPVQVVGLEDWPGGAASLWQAFNYHREQLADRCPVPLLLWVLRSRVRDLALEAPDFWAWRSGVFDLALASFPVETDLYERRVDRGRAPAGDRRLRIEEIDSYLEGLDRRDRPSDLELLVERGELLRDLGDFTAARESFETAVKGFREGEDRRGEALAYRQLAEVLAVQGDPDEALRLLREESLPVYERLGDVRSRAITMGQIADILFRRGDLEEALRIRREEELPVYERLGDVRSRAITMGKIADILGARGDLEEALRIRREEELPVYERLGDVRSRAITMGKIADILG